The nucleotide sequence CGGCCCGGTTCAGCTGGGACGAGTCCGCTCGCCGACTCGTGGACCTCACGGCCGCGCTGGGTGCGGAGCGGCGTGCGGCCAGAGCACGGATGGGCCGCTCCAGCCGATGAGCACCAGCGGGTCGAGGTAGCGGTCGAAGGCCGCGTCCCCCACCCGCCAGCCATCGGGCTCCCGCACGCCCCAGTGCACGCACGCCCGCGGGCAGTGGGGCGGCGTCCCGGCCAGCCGCCCCACGGGGTCGCCCGCGTCGACCACGGCCCCCACCGCGACGTCGGCCTCCACCGGCTCGAGGGAGCTGTACGTCCCGTCCGCATGCTCGAGGGTCAGCACGGGGCGGTCGACCACGACCCCGGCGAACACGACCCGGCCGGCCGCCGGTGCCTGTATCGGAGCCCCGGAGGGCACGGCGAGGTCCACGCCCCGGTGCCCTCGACTCCACGGTCGCTCGGGAGCGACGAACGCGCGGAGCACGTCATCCGGGGCGGCTCCGGCGACGGGCGGGTGCCACGCGACCGGCGCGGCCGTCGTGCCCGGACCTGCCGGGGACGCCGCGACGAGCAGCAGCGCGTCGCGCCCCGACGGTGCGGACGCGGCCCGCGGCACGGGGTCGAGGCCGCCCACCCCCAGGGCGAGGACGAGCCAGGCGAGCAGGGCCGCCGCGACGCACCCCGCGATGTGCGGGCGCGGGAGCGGACGGGGGAGGAGGGTACGTGGCGTCATGGCGTCAGCCTGGCGTCCCGGGCGACCGCGTGGCGGGCCCGCAGTGCGATCGTGGAGAGCGCCCGCCGCACCGGCCCCTGTGCAGGAGTCAGCGATGGGAGCGGTCGCCCACCTGGGGTAGGATTCACCTCAGCGGTGTCCTGTGGCCAGCCCTGTGCTGTGCCCCGGACGCCGACTCCGCGCATCGCGGTGGGTCGCTCCAGCGGCCCAGCCCCCACGCTCGGTCCCGTCCCCGCCGTCCTCCTGGAGAGGGCGTCGGCGCGGGTGCTCGTGGGGCCCGGCAGCCCGCCGTCGTGATGCCAGGGGCCGCCCGACCGGGCCGGCCGCCAACCGTCAAGAAATCGACCGGCAGACCGCCCGCGCGTGAAGTGCGGGGTGCCACGGCTGCCACAGAAGGGAACGTCATGCCCGTCGTGACCATGCGCCAGCTCCTCGACTCCGGTGTCCACTTCGGCCACCAGACCCGCCGCTGGAACCCCAAGATGAAGCGCTTCATCTTCACCGAGCGCAACGGCATCTACATCATCGACCTCCAGCAGTCGCTGTCCTACATCGACCGCGCCTACGAGTTCGTCAAGGAGACCGTCGCCCATGGCGGCACCATCCTGTTCGTCGGCACCAAGAAGCAGGCCCAGGAGGCCATCGCGGAGCAGGCCGGCCGCGTGGGCATGCCCTACGTGAACCACCGCTGGCTCGGCGGCATGCTGACCAACTTCTCCACCGTCTCCAAGCGCGTGCAGCGCATGAAGGAGCTCGAGGAGATCGACTTCGAGGACGTGGCCGGCTCGCAGTTCACCAAGAAGGAGCTGCTGCTGCTCAACCGTGAGCTCGAGAAGCTGCAGGCCAACCTCGGCGGCATCCGCAACATGGCCAAGACCCCCTCCGCCGTGTGGGTCGTGGACACCAAGAAGGAGCACCTGGCCGTCGACGAGGCCCAGAAGCTCGGCATCCCGGTCGTCGCCATCCTGGACACCAACTGCGATCCGGACGAGGTCGCCTACCCGATCCCGGGCAACGACGACGCCATCCGCTCCGTGAACCTGCTGACCCGCGTGGTCGCGGACGCCGTCGCCGAGGGCCTGATCGCCCGCCAGGGCGGCAAGTCCGGCCAGGCGGCCGCCGAGCCGATGGCCGAGTGGGAGCGCGAGCTGCTCGAGCAGCACAACGCCCAGCAGGCCGAGCAGGCCGAGGCCCCCGCCGCCGAGGCGCCGGCCGAGCCGGCCGAGGCCCCCGCCGCCGAGGCCGCCCCGCAGGGCGAGTGATCCCTGCCGGTCCGTCGGCCCGGCCCCACCTGGCCGGGCCGACGGACCGGTTCAGACCCCGAACATCCCGCACAACCCACACCACGGGAAGGACCGAACGAGCATGGCGAACTACACCGCTGCTGACATCAAGGCCCTGCGCGAGCGCACCGGCGCCGGCATGATGGACGTGAAGAAGGCTCTGGACGAGGCCGACGGCGACGCCGAGAAGGCCATCGAGATCATCCGCGTGAAGGGCCTCAAGGGCGCCACCAAGCGCGAGGGCCGCTCCGCCGCCGAGGGCCTCGTGGCCGCGACCGTCGAGAACGGCGTCGGCGTCATGATCGAGCTCAACTGCGAGACCGACTTCGTGGCCAAGGCCGACAAGTTCATCGCCCTGGGCGACGTGGTGCTGCGCGCCGCCGTCGCCTCCGGCGCCACCGACGTCGACGGCCTGCTGGCCTCCGACTACGAGGGCCGCACCCTGGGCGACTACGTGACCGAGGAGGGCGCCCTGCTGGGCGAGAAGGTGGCCGTGCGCCGCCTGGCCCGCGTGGAGGGCGCCTTCGTGGACGCCTACCTGCACAAGACCTCCAAGGACCTGCCGGCCCAGGTGGGCGTGCTCCTCGCCGTGGACGCCGACTCCGCCGACGCCAAGACCGCCGCGCACGACATCGCCGTGCACACCGCGGCCTATTCGCCCACGTACCTCACCCGTGAGGACGTGCCGGCCGAGACCGTCGAGAACGAGCGTCGCATCGCCGATGAGACCGCCCGTGCCGAGGGCAAGCCGGAGCAGGCCCTGCCGAAGATCGTGGAGGGCCGCCTGACCGGCTTCTTCAAGGAGATCGTGCTCGTGGACCAGCCGTTCGCGAAGGACCCGAAGCAGACCGTCGGCAAGGTCGCCTCCGACGCCGGCACCAACGTCACCGGGTTCGCCCGCTTCCGCGTCGGCAACTGACCGCCGCACCCGGACCGGCCGCTCCCGGTCCACGCCTCGCGGGGGCGTAGGATCGGGAGCGACCCGAGGTCCACTCCGGCGCCGGACGGCGCCGACGACCATCGCATGACGGGGTGGCCGCCCCGACCGGGCGGCCACCCCGTCCGCGTGTCCGCCCCCGGGACGGCCGTCCCCGGCCCGACCCCCACCGACCAGGAGATGCTTCCCATGGAGACGAACCGCGCCCCCGAGGACCCGACCACCGCCCACGCCCCGCAGACCTCGGACGACACCGGCCGCCGTCGCGTGCTCCTGAAGCTCTCGGGCGAGGTGTTCGGCGGCGGCAAGATCGGCGTGGACCCGGAGACCGTCCGTGGCATCGCCGAGCAGATCGCCGCCGCGGCGGACCAGGTGGAGATCGCGATCGTCGTCGGCGGCGGCAACTTCTTCCGTGGCGCGGAGCTGTCCGAGAACGGGATGGACCGCCGCCGGGCCGACTACATGGGCATGCTCGGCACCGTGATGAACTGCCTGGCCCTGCAGGACTTCCTCATCCAGGCCGGGGTCACCACGCGCGTGCAGTCCGCCATCCACATGGAGCAGGTGGCGGAGTCCTACATCCCGCTGCGCGCCATCCGCCACATGCAGAAGGGCCGCGTCGTGATCTTCGGCGCCGGCACCGGCCTGCCCTACTTCTCCACGGACACCGTGGCGGCCCAGCGCGCCCTCGAGGTCGGGGCGGACGAGGTCCTGATGGCCAAGTCCGGCGTGGACGGCGTCTACACCGCGGACCCCAAGAAGGACCCCACCGCCGAGCGCCTCACGCACCTGACCTACGACGAGGCGCTGCTGCGGAACATCCGCGTGATGGACCTGACGGCCATGACCATGTGCAAGGACAACAACCTGGACATGCGCGTGTTCGGCATGGAGGGCCCGGGCAACGTGACCCGCGCCCTGCTCGGCGAGCCGATCGGCACCACCGTCACCGTCTGAGGCGCGCCGCGTAGGATGGCGGCAGACCTGATCCACCACACCGAGGAGACACCGTGATCCAGGAGACCCTGCAGTCCGCCGAAGAGCAGATGGACCGCACCATCGAGGCCACGCGTGAGGACTTCGTCTCCGTGCGCACCGGCCGCGCCAACCCGGGCCTCTACTCCAAGGTGATGGTCGACTACTACGGCTCGTTCACCCCGCTGCAGCAGCTGGCGTCCTTCACCACCACGGACGCCCGCACGCTGCTCATCACGCCGTTCGACCAGTCGGCCCTGCGCAACATCGAGAAGGCCCTGTCCGAGTCTGAGGTCGGCGCGAACCCGTCCAACGACGGCAAGGTCATCCGCATCGTGATGCCGGAGCTGACCGCGGAGCGCCGCAAGGAGTACGTGAAGCTGGTCAAGTCCAAGGCGGAGGAGCACAAGATCTCCGTGCGCAATGCCCGCCGCAAGGCCAAGGAGGCCATGGACAAGGCCGTCAAGGACGGCGAGGTCGGCGAGGACGAGGGCGCCCGCGGCGAGAAGGAGCTGGACGCGCTCACCAAGCGCCACGTCGAGCTCATCGACGAGATGGCCAAGAACAAGGAGCAGGAGCTGCTGGAGGTCTGATCCTCCCGCCGTCTGAGCTCGCCCCATGACCTCCGCCGTGTCCACCTCGCCCGCACCCCCGCGCGGCGGCCGCGACCTCAAGTCCGCCGTCCTCGTGGGGGTGGGGCTGCTGGCGACGGCCCTGGTCGGCCTCTTCTGGTTCGACTGGCTGCTGGTCGTGCTCGTGGTCGCCCTGCTGGTCGGCGCGGTGTCCGAGATCGCGACGGCGGTACGCGGCATCGGCCTGGACGTGCCGCGGCCCCCGCTCTGGGTGGCTGCGGCGGTCCTGCCGCTGACGGCGTGGCGGTGGGGGGTGCCGGGGCTGTTCGTCGCCCTCGTGGCGTGCCTGGCCCTGGTGGCCGTGTGGACAGCGCTGACGCGCCGGCGCCCGGCGGGCCAGTTCATGCTCGCGGGCGTGTTCATCGTGCTGTGGGCGCCGTTCCTGCTCTCCTTCGCCGCGGCGCTCCTGGACGAGCCGCTGGGGCACCGCATGGTGGCGGTCCTGCTGCTGATGGTGGTCTCCAACGACACGTTCGGCTACATCGTGGGCTACCGCTTCGGCCGCACCCCGATCGCCCCGCGCATCAGCCCCAAGAAGTCCTGGGAGGGCCTGGCCGGCTCCCTGGCGGGCTCGGTGCTGGTGGGCGTCGTCGCCGTCCCCGTGCTGGTCGGCCAGCCGTGGTGGGTCGGCGCCGTCCTCGGCGTGACCACCGTCGCCGCCGCCACCTCGGGGGACTTCTCCGAGTCCATGGTCAAGCGTGAGCTCGGCATCAAGGACATGTCCTCCGCCCTGCCCGGCCACGGCGGCGTGATGGACCGCCTGGACTCCCTCGTGTTCGCCTCGCCGGTGGCCTACACCGTGCTGGCGCTGCCCCTGACCTGATCCACCCCTCGACCCGGCACGTCCGGGACCCGCACCGCAGGAGACGCCCATGACCCCCCGCACCACCCCGGACGCCGAGCCGGTCTTCGAGCTCGTCGAGCAGGACGAGATCGGCTACGAGACCACCCACGTGGACGCCTTCATGGCGCGTGCCCGTGAGGCACGCGACGGCGGTGCCCCGCTGACGGCGGAGGAGGTGCGCCAGGCCCGCTTCGCGACCGTCAACGGCGGCTACGCCACGGACGAGGTGGATGACGAGCTGGACCGCCTCGAAGAGGAGCTGGCCGCCGCCGAGCGTCAGGCCTTCGTCGCCGAGCGCGGGGACGAGGACTGGGCCGCAGACCTCGAGGAGCGCGTGGCCGAGCTCGTGGCCCGTGCCGACCGGGCCCCGGCGGAGCGCTTCCGCCGCCCCTCCCGCGCGGACGCCGTGAGCTACGACGTGGACCAGGTGGACGCGCTCGTGGACCGCCTGCGCGTCACCCTGGCCGGTGCGGAGGACTCGACGGATCCCGACGCCGAAGGCGGGCTGACCGCGGACGACGTGCGCCGCGCGGCGTTCGGCGAGGCCGAGGGTGCCGCCGGCTACGAGGAGGGCCAGGTCGACGCCTACCTTGACGCCGCCGTCGACGTGCTGCTGCGCCGCGCCTGACACCCGGCCCTC is from Micrococcus luteus NCTC 2665 and encodes:
- a CDS encoding murein hydrolase activator EnvC family protein, with the translated sequence MTPRTLLPRPLPRPHIAGCVAAALLAWLVLALGVGGLDPVPRAASAPSGRDALLLVAASPAGPGTTAAPVAWHPPVAGAAPDDVLRAFVAPERPWSRGHRGVDLAVPSGAPIQAPAAGRVVFAGVVVDRPVLTLEHADGTYSSLEPVEADVAVGAVVDAGDPVGRLAGTPPHCPRACVHWGVREPDGWRVGDAAFDRYLDPLVLIGWSGPSVLWPHAAPHPARP
- the rpsB gene encoding 30S ribosomal protein S2, whose product is MPVVTMRQLLDSGVHFGHQTRRWNPKMKRFIFTERNGIYIIDLQQSLSYIDRAYEFVKETVAHGGTILFVGTKKQAQEAIAEQAGRVGMPYVNHRWLGGMLTNFSTVSKRVQRMKELEEIDFEDVAGSQFTKKELLLLNRELEKLQANLGGIRNMAKTPSAVWVVDTKKEHLAVDEAQKLGIPVVAILDTNCDPDEVAYPIPGNDDAIRSVNLLTRVVADAVAEGLIARQGGKSGQAAAEPMAEWERELLEQHNAQQAEQAEAPAAEAPAEPAEAPAAEAAPQGE
- the tsf gene encoding translation elongation factor Ts, whose translation is MANYTAADIKALRERTGAGMMDVKKALDEADGDAEKAIEIIRVKGLKGATKREGRSAAEGLVAATVENGVGVMIELNCETDFVAKADKFIALGDVVLRAAVASGATDVDGLLASDYEGRTLGDYVTEEGALLGEKVAVRRLARVEGAFVDAYLHKTSKDLPAQVGVLLAVDADSADAKTAAHDIAVHTAAYSPTYLTREDVPAETVENERRIADETARAEGKPEQALPKIVEGRLTGFFKEIVLVDQPFAKDPKQTVGKVASDAGTNVTGFARFRVGN
- the pyrH gene encoding UMP kinase: METNRAPEDPTTAHAPQTSDDTGRRRVLLKLSGEVFGGGKIGVDPETVRGIAEQIAAAADQVEIAIVVGGGNFFRGAELSENGMDRRRADYMGMLGTVMNCLALQDFLIQAGVTTRVQSAIHMEQVAESYIPLRAIRHMQKGRVVIFGAGTGLPYFSTDTVAAQRALEVGADEVLMAKSGVDGVYTADPKKDPTAERLTHLTYDEALLRNIRVMDLTAMTMCKDNNLDMRVFGMEGPGNVTRALLGEPIGTTVTV
- the frr gene encoding ribosome recycling factor, whose translation is MIQETLQSAEEQMDRTIEATREDFVSVRTGRANPGLYSKVMVDYYGSFTPLQQLASFTTTDARTLLITPFDQSALRNIEKALSESEVGANPSNDGKVIRIVMPELTAERRKEYVKLVKSKAEEHKISVRNARRKAKEAMDKAVKDGEVGEDEGARGEKELDALTKRHVELIDEMAKNKEQELLEV
- a CDS encoding phosphatidate cytidylyltransferase, whose translation is MTSAVSTSPAPPRGGRDLKSAVLVGVGLLATALVGLFWFDWLLVVLVVALLVGAVSEIATAVRGIGLDVPRPPLWVAAAVLPLTAWRWGVPGLFVALVACLALVAVWTALTRRRPAGQFMLAGVFIVLWAPFLLSFAAALLDEPLGHRMVAVLLLMVVSNDTFGYIVGYRFGRTPIAPRISPKKSWEGLAGSLAGSVLVGVVAVPVLVGQPWWVGAVLGVTTVAAATSGDFSESMVKRELGIKDMSSALPGHGGVMDRLDSLVFASPVAYTVLALPLT
- a CDS encoding DivIVA domain-containing protein, which produces MTPRTTPDAEPVFELVEQDEIGYETTHVDAFMARAREARDGGAPLTAEEVRQARFATVNGGYATDEVDDELDRLEEELAAAERQAFVAERGDEDWAADLEERVAELVARADRAPAERFRRPSRADAVSYDVDQVDALVDRLRVTLAGAEDSTDPDAEGGLTADDVRRAAFGEAEGAAGYEEGQVDAYLDAAVDVLLRRA